The DNA segment AGAATGCCAAAGTCTTCTTTCTCTATTCTCCTTTTATTTTTTTTTTCCATAAAATCTTTATACAAACATTCTATTGCAAGGTGTAATATATTGCCAAAAAAAGCGGGAGTAAGTTCTTCTTCTACTTTTTTCGGTTCAGGAATTTTTGCTATATGCTGAAAATAAAACTTTAGTCGACATTCTAAATACACATTCAGAGAGGAAGGGGAAAATTGCAGAGGCGGTTTTTCTTCTTTTTGTTTCACACAAAAGAGAGAAAGCTGCTTTTGAACAGGTGCTGTCTTTTCTATTATGATGGGATTTATGGGCATTGCTTTGAGAGAATGGGTAAGTATCTTTTGATGGATGGTATGAGAGGATTCGTAGTACAGTTGCATTAAAAACCGGCTCTTTTCTCCATTAATATTGTGTTCGGAGATGTTATTATAGAGAAAAAAGACATTTTCTGATCTTTGAATAACACGATAAAAAAGATAGGCATAAAGAGCATCGTAATGCTGAAAAGTAGGTATTCCAAATGCTCTTCTTATATTATAAGGAATGAAAGAATCAGATGGGTAAGAAGGCGGAATATTTCCTTCATTGGCACCTATAAATATAACATTTTTGAAATCCAAATTCCGTGTTTCTAATAGATTCATTATTTGCAAGCCCTCCAAAGGATCTCCCGTAAATGGTATTGTTTGATATTCTACAGTTTTCTTAAACAAACTTTTCAAAAGTTCTGTATTCGCTCTATCGGTGGCGTTCAACAGGTATAATATGTTTTCCAACCCTTCTATCACCTTGTATATCTGATATACAAACACTTTCTCAAACCCTTCATCATGCGTTTTTTCATAGAGAATCTGCAATGTTTTTTTTATGATGAGCATTATATCGATATCTTCGCAAAAAATAGAACGGAGCAGCTCCCCTTTGTTTTCAAATTCTTCTTTATAAATATATATTTTATTCTCTTTTTCAATAGAATCCACCATTGTTTGAGCATCTGTCTCCAGTAGTAACAAAGAGGGGTGTTTGAGAATAGGAAGTACAAATTTATAGTAATAAAATGGTTTTTCTGCTTCGTTTATTTTCAAATCAAAAAGGGCAAGAATCAGGGAATAAAAAGTAGATTCTTTCAGAGGGTAACCAAGCGTGATATTCACACCTTCTATGAGATTTTCGGGGATTGTATGCAGGAGGGGAAATAAAAAATATTCACTACATACAATGATAACGGTATCATTGGGATGCAAAGGAGGAAGGCAGAGTTCTTTGAGCATTTGATGGAGCAATTTTATCTGTCCCATTTCTAAAGAAACACCTATTTCCTCAATATATTTGTGTTTGGTGAAATTTGTTGGAAAAGTATCAGGAAGTGTCTTTGAAAGAACAGCATCTTTTTGGTATTTTCTAAAGAAAAAACCTGCTTCATAGTTCTCATTCTCTACATAAAAAGAGTCCGCATCCCAAAAAAAGCGAGCATTATGCTCCGTAATAAAATATTTACAAATGTACTCCTCCGCTTTGCTCAAGGCATGAAACCCCACAAACCAATATGTTTCTGTATCAACAGAAAATTCTTTTTTTTTTATTAGATCCACTATTTCTCTATAAATCATTCCCTTATAACCAACGCTCTTTGCCCGAAGTTCCGTTTTAAATTCTCTATACAAGGGAAACAGAATGTTCCAAATATCCAAAAATTCCTTTTGAGAATCACGGGGAGCAGGTAAAAAGTTCTTCCAAAAGGACTGAATAATTGCTTGCTCTCGCTCTTCTAAGAAAAAATACTTCTCATCTAATTCTTTTTGACTGCGTACTCCTTCAAAAATCTTGTCTGCATCCACTAAAAATAAGTCAATATCCTCAAAATCCCGAAGTATTATCTCCCCCCAAAAGAAAAATTTCTCTAAATTCTCCGCTTTTGGATACAATTGCTTATAAATTCTGTATAAATCCGACACTAAAAACAGAGTATCGGGGATTGTCAAATGATAAATATACTCTATAAACTCCTCCAAGCTATATATCTGCGGACAAAGAATAGGATAATCTACCTCTTCCATCAATGCTCTCTTGAAAAAAAGTCCTGCTCTTTTATTAGGAAAAATAAGCACCCCTCTATCTACACCATCTTTCATTTCTCGCACATATTTTTTTACTATTTCTCTGATAAATGATTCCATTCTATTAAGCTGTGAGGTGACTATTTAGCAAGTATTATTAGATTCTGAACTTCTTTGCAAACTGGCAATACATGCTTTTATATCTAAGTATATTATCGAGTATTCTGTATTTTTGAGTATTTTACACAAAAAAACTAAATTATTTATTAATTTGTTTATAATAATTTTTTGGTTCTACCGTTTTTTAAGTGGGTTTTGTAAAATTACATTTTAAATAAAAGATACGGAGGGGAAATTTAAAAACTTACGTAATCTAAAATCCAATGAAAAAGTAGAACGGGTAGATAAAACTCTATAAAACGAGATTTATATTTATCTAAAATTTTATTTATTGATGTATAATAAATATCTTATTGAAATCTTTGGGTATTTACACGATTATACCATTCTTTTCTTTTATGGTGGTTTAAATTTTTACTCACTCAAATGTTTGTAGAATCAAAAAAAATAAAGAACAATTTAAAAACTCATTAATAGTTAACAAAAAATAAAGATGGAAAAGTATAGGTTTTTATGGGCAGACGATGAGATAGATTCTCTCAAACCTCATATATTATTTTTAGAAAAAAAAGGATATACTATTGTTACGGTCAATAATGGATATGATGCTATCAAACTATGTGAGAAGGAGTTGTTTGATATTGTTTTTTTAGATGAGCAAATGATAGGTATAACGGGTTTAGAGGTATTAGGGGAGATAAAGAAAAGAAATCCGAATCTTTCTGTTGTGATGATTACCAAATCGGAAGAAGAACATATAATGGAAACAGCAATAGGGTCTCAGATATCAGATTATCTTATAAAACCTGTTCATCCGAATCAGATACTTTCTACTGTAAAAAAAATAATAGACCAGAAACGGTTGGTCACAGAAGTAATCAATATGAATTATCAGAAAGATTTTCAGTCCATTAATTTTTCCATGAGTGATACTTTAACTCATAAAGAATGGATAGAAATTTATAAAAAACTTGTCTATTGGGACTTGGAAATTCAAAAGACAGAGGATAAAAGTATGTATGAGATATTAGAATCTCAAAAAACACAGGCGAATGCTCTTTTTGCTAAATTCATAAAAAAACAATATCCCACATGGCTGAAGCAAACCAATGCAGAGAGACCATTAATGATACACGAGTTGTTTAAAAAAAAGGTGTTCCCTCTCTTAAAAACAGCAGATTCTGTATTTGTCATTGTGATAGATAATCTCAGATACGACCAATGGGAGATGATAGAACCTATTTTATCTCAATACTTTACCATACAAGAGAAAGAGCTTTTTTTTAGCATACTTCCGACTACTACTGCATACGCTCGTAATTCTTTGTTTTCCGGATTACTTCCATCGGATATGGGAAAAGAATATCCCGGATTATGGGTGAGTGAAAGCGATGATGACGAAGGTAAAAACAATCATGAATCTGAGTTTTTAAAACACAATCTCCAAAGAAATAAAATAGACATAAGATATTCTTATAATAAAATTATAAAAACGAATCAAGGCATAAGTTTTTCAGAAAATATACATAACATAGCATCCGCAAAACTCAATGTTATTATTTATAATTTTGTAGATATGCTTTCTCATGCTAAAACAGACAATGCTATGATCCAAGAATTAGCCCATGACGAAGCGGCTTACCGTTCTATTGTTTCTTCGTGGGTAGAGCATTCGCATATACTAGAAACACTCAAAGCTATAGCCGAAAAAAAAGCAAAAGTGATTATTACTACCGACCACGGAACAGTAATGGTAAAAAAACCGATTAAAATAATTGGATATAAGGAAACGAACACAAACCTGAGATATAAACAGGGGAAAAATCTTTCTTACGTGGATAGCAAAGTAGTTGCCATTCCGAATCCTGAAAGCATTTGTTTACCCAAAACAAATCTTTCTACTTCTTTTGTCTTCGCTACAGAAGACTATTTTTTTGCATACCCCAATAATTATAATCAGTATGTGAATCTCTATAAAAATACATTTCAGCATGGAGGTATTTCTTTAGAGGAAATGATCATTCCATTGATACTGATGGAACCAAAATAATTGATTAAAAGCAGTAAACAGCTCCTATTTTCAAAGTAAACTGTCTTACAGGATAATTGGTAAGGACTTGGTAATCTTTATTGAGTATATTATTACAGGTGAGGAATGCAGATATTTTTTTAGAAAAAAGATATTGGACGTTCATAGCTACGTCTGCAAAAGGATTCAATAATTTTATCTCTTTCTCTTTTTTTAGGGCACTATACCCAAAAATTCCTCCCATAAAATAAGCCGATAAAGTAACATCTATCTTGTTATAGAAAAGATACGATACTTCTAATTCTGCTTTATATTCGGGTAAGTGAAAGGGTTTTGCCACCAGAGAAGTATTATAGATAAAATACTCGCCCTTGAAAGATGCCTTTATTCCACTTGTATGGAGAAAATCCATTTTTATAAAAAAATTATGAGAAGTAAATCCTTTTGTCTCATACAAGATGCTATACTGAGTAGAATCCTTAAAGGAGGGAACAAAAAATCCGTAAGTGCTATAGCTAGAGAATGAATATCCAACAGTGTAAGAGAAAACATTATAATGTCCTTGTATTTCTAGTTCCCATGCAAATATTTTATTATTATTATTCCATATAAGGGAAGGGGTTCGGGAGAGATAGGGATTTATATCTGTTAAGTTTTTCCATGTCGTGAGATTATTTTCT comes from the Chitinophagaceae bacterium genome and includes:
- a CDS encoding PD-(D/E)XK nuclease family protein, yielding MESFIREIVKKYVREMKDGVDRGVLIFPNKRAGLFFKRALMEEVDYPILCPQIYSLEEFIEYIYHLTIPDTLFLVSDLYRIYKQLYPKAENLEKFFFWGEIILRDFEDIDLFLVDADKIFEGVRSQKELDEKYFFLEEREQAIIQSFWKNFLPAPRDSQKEFLDIWNILFPLYREFKTELRAKSVGYKGMIYREIVDLIKKKEFSVDTETYWFVGFHALSKAEEYICKYFITEHNARFFWDADSFYVENENYEAGFFFRKYQKDAVLSKTLPDTFPTNFTKHKYIEEIGVSLEMGQIKLLHQMLKELCLPPLHPNDTVIIVCSEYFLFPLLHTIPENLIEGVNITLGYPLKESTFYSLILALFDLKINEAEKPFYYYKFVLPILKHPSLLLLETDAQTMVDSIEKENKIYIYKEEFENKGELLRSIFCEDIDIMLIIKKTLQILYEKTHDEGFEKVFVYQIYKVIEGLENILYLLNATDRANTELLKSLFKKTVEYQTIPFTGDPLEGLQIMNLLETRNLDFKNVIFIGANEGNIPPSYPSDSFIPYNIRRAFGIPTFQHYDALYAYLFYRVIQRSENVFFLYNNISEHNINGEKSRFLMQLYYESSHTIHQKILTHSLKAMPINPIIIEKTAPVQKQLSLFCVKQKEEKPPLQFSPSSLNVYLECRLKFYFQHIAKIPEPKKVEEELTPAFFGNILHLAIECLYKDFMEKKNKRRIEKEDFGILRESVRDSIIKAFQEHYKFVDSYKYFSVGNNLIAEKVISQTIHQILKYDESTAPFEIIALEMQDLGITIPVLFSGKEEKVMVSGKIDRVDKKENTIRILDYKTGKDKQDFESISSLFERDNKKRNKAAMQTFLYGLFFLEKYPSENSPIQIGIFNIKELFSHTFSPTFFMGGSKTEIKDIRPYMEEYFQNLSLLIQEILDETVPFNQTDDLAICKNCIYKNICRR
- a CDS encoding PglZ domain-containing protein yields the protein MEKYRFLWADDEIDSLKPHILFLEKKGYTIVTVNNGYDAIKLCEKELFDIVFLDEQMIGITGLEVLGEIKKRNPNLSVVMITKSEEEHIMETAIGSQISDYLIKPVHPNQILSTVKKIIDQKRLVTEVINMNYQKDFQSINFSMSDTLTHKEWIEIYKKLVYWDLEIQKTEDKSMYEILESQKTQANALFAKFIKKQYPTWLKQTNAERPLMIHELFKKKVFPLLKTADSVFVIVIDNLRYDQWEMIEPILSQYFTIQEKELFFSILPTTTAYARNSLFSGLLPSDMGKEYPGLWVSESDDDEGKNNHESEFLKHNLQRNKIDIRYSYNKIIKTNQGISFSENIHNIASAKLNVIIYNFVDMLSHAKTDNAMIQELAHDEAAYRSIVSSWVEHSHILETLKAIAEKKAKVIITTDHGTVMVKKPIKIIGYKETNTNLRYKQGKNLSYVDSKVVAIPNPESICLPKTNLSTSFVFATEDYFFAYPNNYNQYVNLYKNTFQHGGISLEEMIIPLILMEPK